Proteins encoded by one window of Vigna radiata var. radiata cultivar VC1973A chromosome 5, Vradiata_ver6, whole genome shotgun sequence:
- the LOC106761548 gene encoding uncharacterized protein LOC106761548: MASEVCEGLAFIKGDDGLQINGALLMSLMEESSPSDEGDDERLNSLIRAFEAEISGSKKMEDDDDSASSTGSERFERNDMEECGSESWKMEEIEWCNSSNELWVDMDLVSSCPFEDRSWCFDPCGEEHYVFPNNYMGDHNYNSLWQDMPCN; the protein is encoded by the coding sequence atggCATCTGAGGTTTGTGAGGGTTTGGCTTTCATCAAGGGGGATGATGGGTTGCAAATCAATGGTGCTCTTCTGATGTCATTGATGGAAGAATCATCACCAAGTGATGAGGGTGATGATGAGAGATTGAATAGCTTGATTAGGGCTTTTGAGGCTGAAATAAGTGGAAGCAAGAAGatggaggatgatgatgattcaGCATCATCCACAGGTTCAGAAAGATTTGAGAGGAATGACATGGAAGAGTGTGGCAGTGAATcatggaagatggaagagaTTGAATGGTGTAATTCATCAAATGAATTATGGGTGGACATGGATTTGGTGTCATCATGCCCATTTGAAGATAGGAGTTGGTGTTTTGACCCTTGTGGAGAGGAACACTATGTCTTCCCAAACAACTACATGGGAGATCATAATTACAATTCCTTGTGGCAAGACATGCCATGCAATTGA